The following proteins are co-located in the Mesorhizobium sp. M1E.F.Ca.ET.045.02.1.1 genome:
- a CDS encoding AI-2E family transporter, giving the protein MKRAEIQKPGQRLFGLSTPLRAAVIPPLSAARWLLVLIAAAGVYFFHGFLFPVLAALVIAFASWPLYRRLLAAVGGNRTIAATLAILFILTFLVVPIALAGTYAINELREWVVWAIETNRHGSATPQWIATMPVIGEWLNQQWTANLGHPGGIGELIQMVSGSNIGTIYRGALAAGGSAFGLLLTLLFMLIALFFAYRDGEAFAAQVDRLGERILPTRWERISRVVPATISSTVTGMTVIAIGEGLVLGVAYWLAGVPSPVTLGALTGIMALIPGGAPLSFTLVSIYLAASGKLFAGMALFTWGAVELFIVDKTLRPKLVGGPIKLPFLPTFFGLIGGVKTMGFLGLFIGPVLMALLVAIWREWLREVEMMDEQAPAIDEEAPEVRKIQAG; this is encoded by the coding sequence TTGAAGCGGGCTGAAATCCAGAAACCGGGGCAGCGCCTGTTCGGCCTGTCGACGCCGCTGAGGGCGGCCGTCATCCCGCCGCTGTCGGCGGCGCGCTGGCTCCTGGTGCTGATCGCCGCCGCCGGCGTCTATTTCTTCCACGGCTTCCTGTTTCCGGTTCTGGCGGCCCTCGTCATCGCCTTCGCGAGCTGGCCGCTCTACCGCCGGCTGCTTGCCGCGGTCGGCGGCAACCGCACCATCGCCGCGACCCTTGCGATTCTGTTCATCCTGACTTTCCTGGTGGTGCCGATCGCGCTTGCCGGCACCTATGCCATCAACGAGCTGCGCGAATGGGTGGTATGGGCGATCGAGACCAACCGCCACGGTTCCGCCACGCCGCAATGGATCGCCACGATGCCCGTCATCGGCGAGTGGCTGAACCAGCAGTGGACGGCCAATCTCGGTCATCCCGGCGGCATCGGCGAACTGATCCAGATGGTCAGCGGCTCCAACATCGGCACCATCTACCGTGGCGCGCTGGCCGCCGGCGGCAGCGCCTTCGGCCTGCTGCTGACGCTGCTGTTCATGCTGATCGCGCTGTTTTTCGCCTATCGCGACGGCGAGGCTTTCGCCGCGCAGGTCGATCGTCTCGGCGAGCGCATCCTGCCGACGCGCTGGGAGCGGATTTCGCGCGTCGTGCCGGCCACCATCTCATCCACCGTCACCGGCATGACCGTCATCGCCATCGGCGAAGGCCTGGTGCTGGGCGTCGCCTACTGGCTGGCCGGCGTGCCGTCGCCGGTGACGCTCGGCGCGCTCACCGGCATCATGGCGCTCATCCCCGGCGGCGCGCCGCTCTCTTTCACGCTGGTGTCGATCTATCTCGCCGCCAGCGGCAAGCTGTTTGCCGGCATGGCGTTGTTCACCTGGGGCGCGGTCGAGCTGTTCATCGTCGACAAGACGCTGCGCCCGAAGCTTGTCGGCGGGCCGATCAAGCTGCCGTTCCTGCCCACCTTTTTCGGGCTGATCGGCGGCGTCAAGACGATGGGCTTCCTCGGCCTCTTCATCGGTCCGGTGCTGATGGCGCTGCTTGTCGCCATCTGGCGCGAATGGCTGCGCGAGGTCGAGATGATGGATGAACAGGCGCCTGCCATCGACGAGGAGGCACCCGAGGTCAGGAAAATTCAGGCCGGGTGA
- a CDS encoding multidrug efflux MFS transporter, translating to MADGGTEQGGYNAHWRRNLAVCFAGSFSTLIAMTLLLPFLPLYVEQLGAEGHAAIVQWSGIAYGATFFAAALVAPLWGRLGDRYGRKLMLVRASFGMAICMSLTGMVESVWQLVLLRLLIGFAGGYSSGSTILVAMQTPKDRSGWALGVLAAGITAGSLVGPLLGGALPPVIGIRATFLLSGGVIFLAFLATTFLIKENPRPVAANAASAAKPRSGWSQIPDKRPVVAMLTTGMLLAFATMSIEPIITVYVQQLVVGQSKVTMVAGVVMSAAALGTILSSSWLGRLADRVGHWNVVVGALAVSALLLVPQAFVTDGWQLIGLRFLMGLALGGLLPCITSVIRHNIPDGVGGNVLGLSISAQYVGQVAGPLAGGFVGGHFGMRAVFLGTSVLMAFGAVYNWIVQSRRARHMLLEAGES from the coding sequence ATGGCGGACGGCGGTACAGAACAGGGCGGCTACAACGCCCATTGGCGGCGCAATCTCGCCGTCTGCTTCGCCGGCTCGTTCAGCACGCTCATTGCCATGACGCTGCTCTTGCCTTTTCTGCCCCTTTACGTCGAACAGCTCGGCGCCGAGGGGCACGCCGCGATCGTGCAATGGTCGGGTATCGCCTATGGCGCAACCTTCTTTGCCGCGGCCCTGGTCGCACCGTTGTGGGGGCGGCTGGGCGACCGCTATGGCCGCAAGCTGATGCTGGTGCGCGCCTCGTTCGGCATGGCGATCTGCATGTCGCTGACCGGCATGGTTGAAAGCGTTTGGCAACTGGTGCTGCTGAGGCTCCTGATCGGCTTTGCCGGCGGCTATTCCTCGGGATCGACGATATTGGTGGCGATGCAGACGCCCAAGGACCGCTCCGGCTGGGCGCTCGGCGTGCTGGCGGCCGGCATCACGGCGGGCTCGCTGGTCGGCCCGCTGCTCGGCGGCGCGCTGCCGCCGGTGATCGGCATCCGCGCGACCTTCCTGCTGTCCGGCGGCGTCATCTTCCTTGCCTTCCTGGCCACGACCTTCCTGATCAAGGAAAACCCGCGTCCAGTTGCGGCCAACGCCGCTTCGGCGGCGAAGCCGAGGAGCGGCTGGTCGCAGATCCCTGACAAGCGACCGGTCGTGGCGATGCTGACGACCGGCATGCTGCTCGCCTTCGCCACAATGTCGATCGAGCCGATCATCACCGTCTATGTGCAGCAACTCGTCGTGGGCCAGAGCAAGGTGACGATGGTCGCCGGCGTGGTGATGTCGGCGGCAGCACTCGGCACGATCCTGTCCTCCTCATGGCTGGGCAGGCTCGCCGATCGCGTCGGCCACTGGAACGTCGTTGTCGGCGCGCTTGCCGTCTCGGCGCTGCTGCTCGTCCCGCAGGCGTTCGTCACCGATGGCTGGCAGTTGATCGGGCTGCGTTTCCTGATGGGTCTGGCGCTGGGTGGCCTCTTGCCCTGCATCACCAGCGTCATCCGCCACAACATCCCGGACGGCGTCGGCGGCAATGTGCTCGGATTGTCGATCTCGGCGCAGTATGTGGGCCAGGTCGCGGGGCCGCTGGCCGGCGGTTTCGTCGGCGGCCATTTCGGCATGCGGGCGGTGTTTTTAGGCACGTCGGTGCTGATGGCGTTCGGAGCGGTCTACAACTGGATTGTCCAGTCGAGGCGGGCGCGGCATATGCTGCTCGAAGCGGGCGAGTCCTGA
- a CDS encoding DMT family transporter, which yields MSSHHDHQKGLLITAIGGLTLTVDIPLIRLADGSPWTIMMLRTGTTLIAALIIWAVWRALRANAPQLIPGWSGLAVAFCYGLTGITFVTAVYHTSTADLVFILAFNTVFAALLSWLFLKERPRLGTVVAMLAMILGVLIIVGGSVGTGHLFGDFMALCSAFFVALAITISRASGKDMGFTALVGVILPLAVALFMVSGEGFHVNQPWWIIFNGAVIMPISFFCLANGPKYISGPEVAMFYLLETVLAPIWVWLVFAETPTRNSLIGGTILIVTLAAHSLWQLQEGRKRRAALAVVHPA from the coding sequence ATGTCTTCCCACCACGACCACCAGAAGGGCCTGCTGATCACTGCCATCGGCGGATTGACGCTTACCGTCGACATTCCACTGATCCGGTTGGCCGACGGCAGCCCCTGGACCATCATGATGCTGCGCACCGGCACGACACTCATTGCCGCCTTGATAATCTGGGCCGTCTGGCGTGCGTTGCGCGCCAATGCGCCGCAACTCATTCCCGGCTGGTCGGGACTTGCCGTGGCCTTTTGCTACGGCCTGACCGGGATAACCTTCGTCACCGCCGTCTACCACACCTCGACAGCCGACCTGGTGTTCATCCTCGCCTTCAACACCGTGTTCGCGGCGCTGCTATCGTGGCTTTTTCTCAAGGAAAGACCCCGGCTCGGAACTGTGGTCGCGATGCTGGCGATGATCCTGGGCGTGCTGATCATCGTCGGCGGCTCGGTCGGCACGGGTCATCTGTTCGGCGATTTCATGGCGCTCTGCTCGGCTTTCTTCGTCGCCTTGGCCATCACCATCTCGCGCGCCAGCGGCAAGGACATGGGCTTCACGGCGCTCGTCGGCGTCATCCTGCCTCTGGCGGTCGCCTTGTTCATGGTCTCGGGCGAAGGGTTTCACGTCAACCAGCCATGGTGGATCATCTTCAACGGCGCCGTGATCATGCCGATCTCGTTCTTCTGCCTCGCCAATGGACCGAAATACATCTCGGGGCCGGAGGTGGCGATGTTCTATCTGCTCGAGACCGTGCTGGCGCCGATCTGGGTCTGGCTGGTCTTTGCCGAGACGCCGACGCGCAACAGCCTGATCGGTGGCACGATCCTGATCGTGACGCTGGCGGCGCATTCGCTGTGGCAGTTGCAGGAGGGCCGCAAGCGCCGCGCGGCGCTTGCCGTCGTTCACCCGGCCTGA
- a CDS encoding OpgC family protein has product MTIPVSQRDTRINDRNTRINDRDTRINGRDTRIDVLRALALLTIFVDHVPGTVFESLTYKNLGFSDAAEAFVLISGISVALAYGSKFKPGGRLLATLKMWRRAGVLYVTHIVITMAVIAMFCAAAVFAHRPELLKMINIEPLMKNTPEVLLGIVTLGHQLGYNNILPVYAALLLAAPAFVLFVSYRPVAALFVSGLLWLVAGIWQIAPPNYPEPGLWFLNPLSWQFLFNIGLAAMLHVKRGGTIPVNRWLMGFAGAYVVGAAIWVHSPLWGHITWFDLPVVLGGFDKTFLSLPRLLHILSVSYLIIALPAVSNLFRARPDNPLAILGKRSLPVFIAGTVIAMAAQVLKLINPGGLAYDTLLIAAGIAMQFALALYLEWLASLGPARAKPAREQTGRASFGAQPVQARLGGY; this is encoded by the coding sequence ATGACCATCCCGGTTTCTCAACGCGACACGCGTATCAATGATCGCAATACGCGTATCAATGATCGCGACACGCGTATCAACGGTCGCGACACGCGTATCGATGTGCTGCGCGCGCTCGCCTTGCTCACCATTTTCGTCGACCATGTGCCTGGCACCGTCTTCGAAAGCCTGACCTACAAGAATCTCGGCTTTTCCGATGCGGCCGAGGCCTTCGTCCTGATCTCCGGCATCTCGGTTGCGCTTGCCTATGGCAGCAAGTTCAAGCCGGGCGGCAGATTGCTGGCGACGCTCAAGATGTGGCGGCGCGCCGGCGTGCTTTATGTCACCCACATCGTCATCACCATGGCGGTGATCGCCATGTTCTGCGCCGCGGCGGTATTTGCCCACAGGCCGGAGCTCTTGAAGATGATCAACATCGAGCCGCTGATGAAGAACACGCCGGAGGTGCTGCTCGGCATCGTCACGCTCGGCCATCAGCTCGGCTACAACAACATCCTGCCGGTCTATGCGGCGCTGCTTCTGGCGGCGCCGGCCTTCGTTCTGTTCGTCAGCTACAGGCCCGTGGCCGCACTGTTTGTGTCCGGGCTGCTGTGGCTTGTCGCCGGTATCTGGCAGATCGCGCCGCCGAACTATCCCGAGCCGGGTCTCTGGTTCCTCAACCCGCTGTCCTGGCAATTCCTGTTCAATATCGGCCTTGCGGCCATGCTCCATGTCAAGCGCGGCGGCACCATTCCCGTAAACCGGTGGCTGATGGGCTTCGCCGGCGCCTATGTGGTCGGCGCGGCGATCTGGGTGCACAGCCCGCTCTGGGGTCATATCACCTGGTTCGACCTGCCGGTGGTGCTCGGCGGCTTCGACAAGACCTTCCTGTCGCTGCCGAGACTGCTGCATATCCTTTCTGTCAGCTACCTGATCATCGCCTTGCCGGCCGTATCGAACCTCTTCCGCGCCAGGCCCGACAATCCGCTGGCGATCCTCGGCAAGCGCTCGCTGCCGGTGTTCATCGCCGGAACGGTGATCGCCATGGCGGCTCAGGTGCTCAAGCTGATCAATCCCGGCGGCCTGGCCTATGACACGCTGCTGATCGCCGCCGGCATCGCCATGCAGTTCGCGCTGGCGCTGTATCTCGAATGGCTTGCCAGCCTCGGTCCGGCCCGCGCCAAGCCGGCGCGCGAGCAGACTGGGCGCGCTTCGTTCGGTGCGCAGCCGGTGCAGGCGAGGTTGGGCGGCTATTGA
- a CDS encoding arginyltransferase, with protein sequence MTQHPTQSPQFFLTAPSPCPYLEGQFERKVFTHLVGDKAPEMNDLLTQGGFRRSQNIAYRPACESCRACVSVRILAQEFTTSRNMRRVIQRNADLIGAMHDAQPSTEQYSLFRAYLDARHRRGGMSDMTVLDYAMMVEDTHVDTKIIEYRRRGPDTFITGKGQGELIAVALTDKMADGLSMVYSYFNPDFEDRSLGTFMILDHIARAKAMGLPHVYLGYWVNGSRKMSYKMRFMPQEHLGPKGWERYDHEAVSR encoded by the coding sequence ATGACGCAGCATCCGACCCAGTCGCCGCAGTTCTTCCTGACCGCGCCGTCGCCATGCCCCTATCTGGAGGGCCAGTTCGAGCGCAAGGTGTTCACGCACCTTGTCGGCGACAAGGCGCCCGAGATGAACGACCTCTTGACCCAAGGCGGCTTCAGGCGCTCCCAAAACATTGCCTACAGGCCCGCCTGCGAATCCTGCCGCGCCTGCGTGTCGGTGCGCATCCTTGCGCAGGAGTTCACCACCAGCCGCAACATGCGCCGCGTCATCCAGCGCAATGCCGATCTGATCGGCGCCATGCACGACGCGCAGCCCTCGACCGAGCAATATTCCCTGTTCCGCGCCTATCTCGACGCCCGGCACCGGCGCGGCGGGATGTCCGACATGACGGTGCTCGACTATGCCATGATGGTCGAGGACACGCATGTCGACACCAAGATCATCGAATACCGGCGCCGCGGCCCCGACACCTTCATCACCGGCAAGGGCCAGGGCGAGCTGATCGCCGTGGCGCTGACCGACAAGATGGCCGACGGCCTGTCGATGGTCTATTCCTACTTCAATCCCGATTTCGAGGATCGCTCGCTCGGCACCTTCATGATCCTCGACCACATCGCCCGCGCCAAGGCGATGGGACTGCCCCACGTCTATCTCGGCTACTGGGTCAACGGCTCGCGCAAGATGAGCTATAAGATGCGTTTCATGCCGCAGGAGCATCTCGGCCCGAAGGGCTGGGAACGCTACGACCACGAAGCGGTCAGTCGCTGA
- the sthA gene encoding Si-specific NAD(P)(+) transhydrogenase translates to MDYDMLVIGSGPSGRRAAVQSAKLGKSVLVVDRGRRLGGVSVHTGTIPSKTLRETVLNLSGWRERGFYGRGYRVKQDISVTDLVERLHKTLDHEVEVLQHQFMRNTVKSARAAVKFLGPNRVSLTADNGDYSEVGFANALIAVGTRPHRPGDVPFDKKRIFDSDEMLELHHLPRTLTVIGAGVIGVEYATIFSALDVPVTLVEPRNTILDFIDREIVDDFIHQMRDRGMTIRLGSTVKEIASKPDHAEVTLADGRTIRSEIVLYAAGRTGNVASLGLEMVGIEADGRGRIKVDPKTFQTSAQNIYAAGDVIGFPSLASTSMEQGRVAACHAFGVTLPPPPETFPYGIYAVPEISTVGQSEEQVRESGIAYEVGVARFRETSRGHIMGVNSGFLKLLFSVETRRLLGAHIVGEGATELIHIGQAVINLGGTVDFFVNNTFNYPTLAEAYKIAGLDAWNRMGQG, encoded by the coding sequence ATGGACTACGACATGCTCGTGATAGGCAGCGGTCCCTCGGGGCGCCGCGCCGCGGTACAGTCGGCCAAACTTGGCAAATCGGTTCTGGTGGTCGACAGGGGCCGCCGCCTCGGTGGCGTCTCGGTGCACACCGGCACCATCCCATCGAAAACACTGCGCGAGACGGTCCTCAACCTCTCCGGCTGGCGCGAGCGCGGCTTCTACGGGCGTGGCTACCGCGTCAAGCAGGACATCTCGGTCACCGACCTTGTCGAGCGCTTGCACAAGACGCTCGACCATGAGGTCGAGGTGTTGCAGCACCAGTTCATGCGCAATACGGTCAAGAGCGCGCGCGCCGCGGTGAAATTCCTCGGCCCCAACCGGGTCAGCCTGACGGCGGACAACGGTGACTACAGCGAAGTCGGTTTCGCCAACGCGCTGATCGCCGTGGGCACCAGGCCGCATCGTCCGGGCGACGTGCCCTTCGACAAGAAGCGCATCTTTGACAGCGACGAGATGCTGGAACTCCACCATCTGCCGCGCACGCTGACGGTGATCGGCGCCGGCGTCATCGGCGTCGAGTATGCGACCATCTTCTCGGCGCTCGACGTGCCGGTGACGCTGGTCGAGCCGCGCAACACGATCCTCGATTTCATCGACCGCGAGATCGTCGACGACTTCATCCACCAGATGCGCGACCGCGGCATGACCATTCGCCTCGGCAGCACGGTCAAGGAAATCGCTTCGAAGCCGGATCATGCCGAGGTGACGCTGGCCGACGGCCGCACCATCCGCTCCGAGATCGTGCTCTATGCCGCCGGCCGCACCGGCAACGTCGCCAGCCTCGGCCTGGAGATGGTCGGCATCGAAGCCGATGGGAGAGGCCGTATCAAGGTGGATCCGAAAACCTTCCAGACCAGCGCGCAGAACATCTATGCCGCCGGCGACGTCATTGGTTTCCCAAGCCTTGCCTCCACCTCGATGGAGCAGGGCAGGGTGGCCGCCTGTCACGCTTTCGGCGTCACCCTGCCGCCGCCGCCGGAAACCTTTCCCTATGGCATCTATGCGGTGCCGGAGATCTCCACCGTCGGCCAATCGGAGGAGCAGGTGCGCGAGAGCGGGATCGCCTATGAGGTCGGCGTGGCACGCTTCCGGGAAACCTCGCGCGGCCACATCATGGGCGTCAACTCAGGCTTCCTGAAGCTCCTCTTTTCGGTCGAGACGCGACGGCTGCTCGGCGCCCACATTGTCGGCGAGGGCGCCACCGAGCTCATCCACATCGGCCAGGCGGTGATCAATCTCGGCGGTACCGTGGACTTCTTCGTCAACAACACCTTCAACTATCCGACGCTGGCCGAAGCCTACAAGATCGCGGGCCTGGATGCCTGGAACAGGATGGGGCAGGGATAG
- a CDS encoding DUF423 domain-containing protein codes for MSLAGQPSNGGSRILVLAGGLVGAAGVALSAAAAHRGGAFTGTAASFLLMHAPAFVAIGLADGNRSLRIAGLVLLVGLLMFSGDLIARDFLGSRLFPMSAPVGGTLLIAGWLAIAVSALLRPRS; via the coding sequence ATGAGCCTCGCCGGGCAACCATCAAACGGCGGCAGCCGTATCCTCGTGCTGGCGGGTGGGCTCGTTGGCGCGGCAGGCGTGGCGCTGTCGGCCGCCGCCGCGCATCGGGGCGGCGCCTTCACCGGCACAGCCGCCTCGTTCCTGCTGATGCACGCCCCTGCCTTCGTCGCCATCGGCCTTGCCGACGGCAACAGGAGCCTCAGGATCGCAGGCCTGGTGCTGCTCGTCGGCCTGCTGATGTTTTCTGGCGATCTTATCGCCAGAGACTTCCTCGGCTCGCGGCTGTTTCCGATGTCGGCGCCGGTCGGCGGCACTCTGCTGATCGCCGGCTGGCTGGCGATTGCGGTCTCGGCGCTGTTGCGCCCACGGTCCTAG
- a CDS encoding isoprenylcysteine carboxylmethyltransferase family protein has protein sequence MTDLREGFFRFFALAVMSLFVYRGVSQLIIDPARLNVLLLTISETLTLIWLLLARRPIVRDWSPFTVVISVTATFGAGLISFEQGVAIIPLAIAAPVQFLSLWMSIWGKISLGRSFAILPANRGVVTDGAYRFVRHPIYAGYLMGHVVFLLSNFSIYNFTVYAIISLFQIHRILREERLLAITPEYSEYLNKVRYRLLPGVF, from the coding sequence TTGACGGACTTGCGCGAGGGCTTCTTCCGCTTTTTCGCGCTGGCTGTGATGTCGCTATTCGTTTATCGCGGCGTGTCCCAGCTCATCATCGACCCGGCTCGGCTCAACGTCCTGCTGTTGACGATTTCCGAAACCCTCACCCTCATCTGGCTGCTCCTCGCGCGCCGCCCGATCGTTCGCGACTGGAGCCCGTTCACCGTGGTCATTTCGGTGACGGCCACTTTCGGCGCCGGCCTCATCTCGTTCGAGCAAGGCGTCGCGATCATTCCGCTCGCGATCGCCGCACCGGTGCAGTTCCTGTCGCTGTGGATGTCCATCTGGGGAAAGATATCGCTCGGCCGCTCCTTCGCCATCCTGCCCGCCAACCGGGGCGTCGTGACCGACGGCGCCTACAGATTTGTCAGGCACCCGATTTACGCCGGCTACCTTATGGGACACGTCGTGTTCCTGCTGTCGAATTTCTCGATCTACAATTTCACCGTCTACGCCATCATCAGTCTGTTCCAGATTCACCGCATCCTGCGCGAAGAACGGCTTCTTGCCATAACGCCGGAGTATAGCGAGTATCTCAACAAGGTCCGCTACCGGCTCTTGCCGGGCGTCTTCTAA
- a CDS encoding substrate-binding domain-containing protein, with amino-acid sequence MASPIEGQARPIRLADIAKAAGVSHGTASNVFSRPEIVRQEVRERVKAVAEAMGYAGPDPKGRLLRAGKVNAIGVGTTEPLSYFFEDPFARVMMAGISEACDATGAGIALVSAANQEKLAWNIQSALVDGFILFCIEGGSRLVDLTRERRLPFVALELGFEDETVSAIGVDNVAGARLAARHLAELGHRRFAVLSLAFADDRTGFATPEIVHSALYTGTRDRLAGYFEELSRFGINTAKIPVYETENEEKSTRAGLEAIFAGNKRPSAILAMSDRMALIAIEWLTARGLKVPEDVSIVGFDGVPDGALCDPPLTTIAQPITEIGRRAARMILDFDGAVRRETMGVELVVRASTGPAPRI; translated from the coding sequence ATGGCATCACCCATCGAAGGCCAGGCACGACCCATCCGGCTGGCGGATATCGCCAAGGCGGCTGGCGTCTCGCATGGCACGGCCTCCAATGTCTTCAGCCGCCCGGAGATCGTGCGCCAGGAAGTGCGCGAGCGGGTCAAGGCAGTGGCGGAGGCGATGGGTTATGCCGGGCCCGATCCCAAGGGGCGCCTGTTGCGCGCCGGCAAGGTCAATGCCATCGGCGTCGGCACGACCGAGCCCCTCTCCTATTTCTTCGAGGATCCCTTTGCCCGCGTCATGATGGCCGGCATCTCCGAAGCCTGCGACGCCACGGGCGCGGGCATCGCACTGGTCTCAGCCGCCAACCAGGAAAAGCTCGCCTGGAACATCCAGAGCGCGCTTGTCGACGGCTTCATCCTATTCTGCATCGAAGGCGGCTCGCGCCTTGTCGACCTGACGCGCGAGCGCAGGCTGCCCTTCGTGGCGCTGGAACTCGGCTTCGAGGACGAAACCGTCTCGGCGATCGGCGTCGACAATGTCGCAGGCGCCAGGCTTGCAGCGCGCCACCTTGCCGAGCTCGGCCATCGCCGTTTCGCGGTGCTGTCGCTGGCCTTTGCCGACGACCGCACCGGCTTCGCCACGCCGGAAATCGTGCACAGCGCGCTCTACACAGGAACACGCGACCGCCTTGCCGGCTATTTCGAGGAGCTCTCCCGCTTCGGCATCAATACGGCGAAGATCCCGGTCTACGAGACCGAAAATGAAGAGAAGAGCACCAGGGCCGGGCTCGAGGCGATCTTCGCGGGCAACAAGCGGCCCAGCGCCATCCTGGCGATGTCGGACAGGATGGCGCTGATCGCCATCGAATGGCTGACCGCGCGGGGGCTCAAAGTGCCGGAGGATGTCTCCATCGTCGGCTTCGACGGCGTGCCGGACGGCGCGCTCTGCGACCCGCCGCTGACCACGATCGCCCAGCCGATCACCGAGATCGGGCGGCGGGCGGCGCGCATGATCCTCGACTTCGACGGCGCGGTACGGCGCGAGACGATGGGTGTCGAGCTCGTCGTCAGGGCCTCGACCGGCCCTGCCCCGAGGATCTGA
- a CDS encoding RDD family protein, giving the protein MNTRVLDGEIITTRFEDTRAYRGVRTRRVFAFILDYFIVALLTIPFAILVAVLGLLTFGLGWALFSVLVPAVAILYIWNTLGSRDQATTGMKIMGIRLDKLDGTRIDGLTAVVHSVLFWAANVILTPLVLLVTLFSDRKRTLHDLLLGTVVTRTDI; this is encoded by the coding sequence ATGAACACGCGCGTGCTTGACGGCGAGATCATCACAACGAGGTTCGAGGACACGCGCGCCTATCGCGGCGTGCGGACCAGGCGCGTCTTCGCCTTCATCCTCGACTATTTCATCGTTGCGCTGCTCACCATCCCCTTCGCGATACTGGTCGCCGTGCTTGGGCTTTTGACCTTCGGCCTGGGCTGGGCGCTGTTTTCCGTCCTGGTGCCGGCGGTTGCCATCCTCTACATCTGGAACACGCTGGGCAGCCGTGACCAGGCGACGACCGGTATGAAGATCATGGGCATCCGGCTCGACAAGCTCGACGGCACCCGCATCGACGGCCTGACCGCGGTCGTGCATTCGGTGCTGTTCTGGGCCGCCAACGTCATCCTGACGCCGCTGGTGCTGCTGGTCACGCTGTTTTCCGACCGCAAGCGCACGCTGCATGACCTGCTTCTCGGCACGGTCGTCACCCGCACCGACATCTGA
- a CDS encoding alpha/beta hydrolase produces MSEYSEENNILHRDLSFSYRLLRPANASGECLFVLHGSGVDETTMVPLARQIGPRAVLVAARGRIAQEDGFRWFERITPTSFEQSSIRAEAAAFAEFAAVAAKRHGLDLQRATFLGYSNGANLVSTLMLLHPGLVRQAALLRAMPVLDDTPAPDLAGTRVLIIAGAADQTYGPFAPALVTLFSQRGAEVDARIVAAGHEFGDADAAIVPQWLAGATPVA; encoded by the coding sequence GTGTCCGAATATTCCGAAGAAAACAACATCCTGCACCGCGATCTTAGTTTTTCCTATCGATTGCTGAGGCCGGCGAATGCGAGCGGCGAATGCCTCTTCGTGCTGCATGGATCGGGCGTGGACGAAACGACGATGGTGCCATTGGCGAGGCAAATCGGGCCGCGCGCGGTGCTTGTCGCGGCGCGCGGCCGCATCGCCCAAGAGGATGGTTTCCGCTGGTTCGAGCGAATCACGCCGACCAGTTTCGAGCAATCGAGCATTCGCGCGGAGGCGGCCGCTTTCGCCGAGTTCGCAGCCGTAGCCGCGAAGCGCCATGGGCTCGACCTTCAGCGCGCAACCTTCCTCGGCTATTCGAACGGCGCCAATCTGGTTTCCACGCTGATGCTGCTCCATCCGGGCCTCGTCAGGCAGGCCGCGCTTCTCAGGGCGATGCCGGTACTCGACGACACCCCTGCGCCCGACCTTGCCGGAACGCGGGTGCTGATCATCGCCGGCGCGGCGGACCAGACCTACGGACCCTTCGCGCCCGCCCTGGTGACGCTGTTCAGCCAGCGCGGCGCCGAGGTCGATGCGCGCATCGTCGCCGCAGGTCACGAATTCGGCGACGCGGATGCAGCGATCGTGCCGCAGTGGCTTGCGGGGGCCACACCAGTCGCCTGA